One part of the Spiribacter salinus M19-40 genome encodes these proteins:
- a CDS encoding cell division protein FtsQ/DivIB produces the protein MSGGIFQGRRLLMVLALGIALTAAGSLALDHWPQEAPLPLETVRFDGDLNRVQEGDLREALADQLDGGLLGVDVGGVRRAVESLAWVESAAVRRVWPDTLRITVTEQTPVAQWGGAALMNAEAQVFRPRTLPEGLPSLSGPPGSAARVLAKYQRLRIDLAPLGLTPSGLTLDERRAWTVSLKDGGTLRLGREETEARMARLINAWPRMKQAQSRSVAVVDLRYPNGFALRWQDEE, from the coding sequence GTGAGTGGCGGAATCTTTCAAGGTCGGCGGTTGCTGATGGTCCTCGCGCTGGGCATCGCTTTGACGGCGGCAGGCTCATTGGCGCTGGATCATTGGCCGCAGGAGGCACCGCTGCCACTGGAGACGGTGCGCTTCGATGGCGATCTCAACCGGGTACAGGAGGGCGACCTGCGCGAAGCCTTGGCGGATCAGCTGGACGGTGGGCTGCTCGGTGTGGATGTCGGGGGGGTACGGCGAGCTGTCGAGTCCCTTGCCTGGGTGGAGAGCGCGGCCGTTCGGCGGGTCTGGCCGGACACCCTGCGGATTACGGTCACCGAGCAGACCCCCGTGGCGCAATGGGGGGGTGCGGCGCTCATGAATGCGGAGGCGCAGGTCTTTCGCCCACGGACGCTGCCGGAGGGGCTGCCCTCGCTGTCCGGACCACCGGGCAGCGCAGCGCGGGTGCTCGCGAAGTATCAGCGCCTTCGGATCGATTTGGCGCCGCTGGGGCTTACCCCGTCGGGGCTCACCCTCGACGAGCGTCGGGCCTGGACGGTATCGCTCAAGGACGGCGGCACGCTTCGGCTTGGCCGCGAAGAGACCGAAGCGCGGATGGCCCGGCTGATCAACGCCTGGCCCCGCATGAAACAGGCGCAGTCGCGGTCCGTGGCCGTGGTGGATCTGCGCTATCCCAATGGCTTTGCGCTGCGCTGGCAGGACGAGGAATGA
- a CDS encoding D-alanine--D-alanine ligase, producing MTSEHRHPEAAELGRVAVLMGGSSAERSISLASGAECLAALQSRGVRAEAYDPASNGLNGLGDYDRAFIALHGPGGEDGVIQGALDALGVPYTGAGVLGSALGMDKLRSKQIWRAMGLATPDFRVPQTAEALPEVAEALGLPLFVKPLREGSSLGTTRVRVLDELEPAWRAARAFGDDVLIERCIEGNEYTVGILDGEALPTIRIDVVTDFYDFEAKYRSEATRMAIPSGLPAVAEERLAALALEAFAAIGASGWGRVDVMTDAAGEHWLLEVNTVPGMTDHSLVPAAAKARGIEFDELVWRILLTSWRHGETR from the coding sequence ATGACATCTGAACACCGTCATCCAGAGGCTGCCGAGCTCGGTCGCGTCGCCGTGCTCATGGGCGGGAGCTCCGCCGAGCGATCCATTTCGCTGGCGAGTGGGGCGGAGTGCTTGGCTGCCTTGCAGAGTCGAGGCGTGCGGGCCGAGGCCTACGACCCGGCAAGCAATGGCCTGAACGGCTTGGGCGACTATGACCGGGCATTTATTGCGCTGCATGGGCCAGGGGGTGAGGACGGCGTGATTCAGGGCGCGCTGGACGCCTTGGGTGTGCCGTACACCGGCGCGGGTGTGCTCGGCTCGGCGCTTGGCATGGACAAGTTACGCAGTAAGCAGATCTGGCGGGCCATGGGGCTTGCCACCCCGGATTTTCGGGTTCCGCAAACGGCCGAGGCCTTGCCGGAGGTTGCCGAGGCGCTGGGTCTGCCCTTGTTTGTTAAACCGCTTCGGGAAGGCTCGAGTTTGGGGACGACCCGTGTGCGGGTCCTGGACGAGCTCGAGCCAGCCTGGCGGGCGGCACGGGCATTTGGCGATGACGTGCTCATTGAGCGCTGCATCGAGGGCAATGAATACACCGTCGGGATTCTGGATGGGGAAGCCCTACCCACCATCCGCATCGACGTGGTGACCGACTTTTACGATTTCGAGGCGAAGTATCGCTCCGAAGCAACCCGAATGGCCATTCCAAGCGGTTTGCCCGCGGTGGCTGAGGAGCGGCTGGCGGCGCTGGCACTGGAGGCCTTTGCAGCGATCGGCGCCAGCGGCTGGGGACGCGTTGATGTGATGACCGATGCCGCCGGCGAGCACTGGCTGCTCGAGGTCAACACCGTACCGGGCATGACCGATCACTCCCTGGTGCCCGCTGCGGCCAAAGCCCGGGGCATCGAGTTCGATGAATTGGTCTGGCGAATTCTGCTGACCAGCTGGAGGCATGGTGAAACACGGTGA
- the murB gene encoding UDP-N-acetylmuramate dehydrogenase: protein MTTLRGRLRHDVPMARYTTWRVGGPAETVYEPADAADLACFMTSDQRREPMLWLGLGSNLLVRDGGVRGSVIRLHRGLSDIEDLGAGRVRVGAGVPCAKLARWCAKHGYAGGAFFAGIPGTVGGALAMNAGAWGGETWAQVTAVQTVDPQGELRERGLEDFQTGYRTTQGPADEWFTAAWLAFVPGGDPDTLQAEMRGLLGERAETQPTGLPSGGSVFRNPPGDHAARLIEAAGLKGTQEGGAWVSDKHANFIVHRGEARAADIERLIRRVQRVVEETAGVALVPEVRIVGEASDDI, encoded by the coding sequence ATGACGACGCTACGTGGACGCCTTCGCCACGACGTGCCCATGGCGCGCTACACCACCTGGCGCGTCGGTGGGCCGGCAGAGACCGTCTATGAGCCGGCCGATGCTGCTGATCTGGCGTGCTTCATGACGAGTGATCAGCGCCGCGAGCCCATGCTTTGGCTGGGGCTTGGCAGCAATCTGCTGGTTCGGGACGGCGGCGTGCGTGGCTCGGTGATTCGGCTGCATCGCGGGTTGAGTGACATCGAGGATCTGGGTGCTGGGCGGGTTCGTGTGGGGGCCGGTGTCCCGTGCGCCAAACTGGCGCGCTGGTGCGCAAAGCACGGCTATGCCGGGGGCGCTTTTTTCGCCGGTATCCCGGGCACGGTCGGCGGCGCCCTCGCGATGAATGCCGGCGCTTGGGGCGGAGAGACCTGGGCACAGGTAACCGCCGTGCAAACGGTGGATCCCCAGGGTGAGCTGCGCGAGCGAGGGCTTGAGGATTTTCAGACCGGTTATCGGACCACGCAGGGTCCGGCCGATGAGTGGTTTACCGCGGCATGGCTTGCGTTCGTACCCGGCGGTGACCCGGATACCCTGCAGGCGGAGATGCGCGGCCTGCTGGGTGAGCGCGCCGAAACGCAGCCGACGGGTCTGCCGAGCGGCGGGTCGGTCTTTCGTAACCCCCCTGGCGATCATGCAGCACGGCTCATTGAGGCGGCCGGTTTGAAGGGCACGCAAGAGGGCGGCGCCTGGGTCTCGGACAAGCACGCGAATTTCATCGTCCATCGTGGCGAGGCGCGGGCGGCGGATATCGAGCGCTTGATTCGCCGGGTGCAGCGGGTGGTCGAGGAGACCGCCGGCGTCGCGCTCGTGCCAGAGGTCCGCATTGTCGGGGAGGCCAGTGATGACATCTGA
- the murC gene encoding UDP-N-acetylmuramate--L-alanine ligase, whose product MTAEWTGLAAGGPGAMGQVRQLHFVGIGGAGMGGIAEVLLNLGYRVSGSDLRENAVIHHLKALGAEVRIGHDAAHVAAADAVVTSSAVTADNPEVLAARARRLPVVPRAEMLAELMRFRFGIAVAGTHGKTTTTSLVASILAEDALDPTFVIGGRLNSAASHARLGAGRYLVAEADESDASFLYLSPMMAVLTNIDEDHLGTYGGDFERLRNAFIEFIHHLPFYGLAVLCDDDPYLRGLVNELARPVRTYGFEATADVQAVDVRADAGRSHFTVTGTSTEPLPITLNLPGRHNVLNALGAITVANALGVSDAAIQRALQGFSGIGRRFQQLGALPVAGGEALLMDDYAHHPREIAAVLEALRSGWPDHRLVIAFQPHRYSRTRDLFEDFARVLSDADVLLVTEVYPAGETALPGADARSLCRAIRQRGQVDPVFVEGIDELCAILPSQLQADDILITLGAGSIGGALPRLLNGEAGE is encoded by the coding sequence ATGACGGCCGAGTGGACCGGTCTTGCCGCGGGTGGCCCCGGCGCCATGGGCCAAGTGCGGCAATTGCATTTTGTCGGCATCGGCGGAGCCGGCATGGGTGGCATTGCGGAGGTGCTGCTCAACCTGGGTTATCGGGTCAGTGGTTCCGATCTGCGCGAGAACGCCGTGATCCACCACCTCAAGGCCCTTGGCGCGGAGGTCAGAATCGGGCATGACGCCGCTCATGTGGCGGCAGCCGATGCGGTGGTCACCTCTAGCGCCGTCACTGCAGATAATCCCGAGGTACTTGCGGCACGGGCCCGGCGCCTGCCCGTGGTACCCCGTGCCGAGATGCTGGCTGAGTTGATGCGCTTCCGGTTCGGCATTGCCGTGGCCGGCACACATGGCAAAACCACAACGACCAGCCTGGTGGCCAGCATCCTCGCCGAGGATGCCCTCGATCCAACCTTTGTGATTGGCGGGCGTCTGAACAGCGCGGCCAGTCATGCGCGCCTTGGAGCCGGTCGGTACCTGGTGGCGGAGGCGGATGAGAGTGATGCCTCGTTCCTCTACCTCAGCCCCATGATGGCCGTGCTCACGAATATCGACGAGGATCACCTCGGCACCTATGGCGGTGATTTCGAGCGCCTGCGCAACGCCTTTATCGAGTTCATTCACCATCTGCCGTTCTACGGACTCGCGGTGTTGTGTGATGACGATCCCTATTTGCGGGGGCTGGTAAATGAGCTCGCTCGGCCGGTGCGCACCTATGGTTTCGAGGCAACCGCCGATGTGCAGGCCGTTGACGTGCGGGCCGATGCCGGCCGTAGCCATTTCACGGTCACGGGTACGAGCACCGAGCCACTCCCGATTACCCTGAATTTACCGGGGCGCCACAACGTCCTGAACGCACTGGGTGCCATCACCGTAGCGAACGCGCTGGGTGTGTCAGATGCCGCTATCCAGCGGGCACTGCAGGGGTTCTCGGGGATCGGCCGGCGCTTTCAGCAGCTGGGCGCGTTACCTGTGGCCGGGGGTGAGGCGCTGTTGATGGATGATTACGCCCATCACCCTCGAGAGATTGCCGCCGTCCTTGAGGCGCTGCGTAGTGGCTGGCCCGATCATCGACTGGTCATCGCCTTTCAGCCCCATCGCTACAGCCGCACCCGGGATCTGTTCGAAGACTTTGCCCGGGTACTCAGCGACGCCGATGTGCTTCTCGTGACGGAGGTGTATCCGGCTGGCGAGACCGCGCTGCCCGGGGCGGATGCGCGCAGCCTGTGTCGTGCCATTCGCCAGCGTGGGCAGGTCGATCCGGTGTTTGTGGAAGGCATCGATGAGTTGTGCGCGATCCTGCCCTCGCAGCTCCAGGCCGACGACATCCTGATCACGCTGGGCGCGGGCAGCATTGGCGGCGCCCTGCCGCGGCTACTGAACGGGGAGGCGGGCGAATGA
- the murG gene encoding undecaprenyldiphospho-muramoylpentapeptide beta-N-acetylglucosaminyltransferase: MSVTPVMIVAGGTGGHVFPALAVARELERRGTPVIWLGTPGGLEARVVPEAGIAMETTTVRGLRGNGLRGWLMAPWMILLAVLQCRAVIRRHQPRSMLGMGGYVTGPAGLAARWLGCPLVIHEQNAIAGLTNRLLARLASRVLTGLEAEFSHRVAAEFTGNPVREAIAALPAPTTRYAERQGPMRLLVMGGSLGALTLNRIVPAALARLPGDQRPEVRHQAGPRTLETARQAYADARVEATVSAFIDDMAEAYGWCDLVICRAGALTVSELATAGVPAILVPYPHAVDDHQSANARRLVEAGGAELIADDQLEADRLAVRLERLLSDRRVLAHMGEAAGAFGRPDAATRVADVCLEVAA, encoded by the coding sequence ATGAGTGTCACGCCGGTCATGATCGTCGCGGGCGGCACCGGTGGGCATGTGTTTCCTGCCCTGGCCGTGGCGCGTGAGCTGGAACGGCGCGGTACGCCGGTCATCTGGCTTGGAACGCCAGGCGGCCTGGAAGCGCGTGTGGTGCCCGAGGCGGGCATTGCCATGGAAACCACCACGGTCCGCGGGTTGCGGGGCAACGGGTTGCGCGGGTGGCTGATGGCCCCGTGGATGATCCTGTTGGCTGTCCTGCAGTGTCGCGCCGTGATCCGTCGCCATCAGCCACGCTCGATGCTGGGAATGGGTGGTTACGTGACGGGCCCTGCGGGCCTGGCTGCGCGATGGCTCGGCTGCCCGCTGGTGATTCATGAACAAAATGCGATCGCCGGGTTGACCAATCGTCTCCTCGCGCGGCTGGCCAGCCGGGTGCTGACGGGGCTCGAGGCCGAGTTCAGTCATCGCGTGGCCGCAGAGTTCACTGGTAACCCGGTGCGTGAGGCCATTGCGGCCTTGCCGGCACCGACAACGCGTTATGCCGAGCGCCAGGGTCCCATGCGGCTGCTGGTCATGGGTGGCAGTCTCGGTGCGCTGACCCTGAACCGGATTGTGCCGGCTGCGCTGGCAAGGCTCCCGGGCGACCAGCGCCCCGAGGTGCGCCATCAGGCGGGGCCGCGCACGCTCGAGACAGCGCGCCAGGCTTATGCCGATGCCCGGGTGGAGGCCACGGTCAGCGCGTTTATCGACGATATGGCCGAGGCGTATGGCTGGTGTGATCTTGTGATCTGCCGGGCGGGCGCGCTCACGGTCTCCGAACTTGCCACCGCCGGGGTGCCTGCGATTCTCGTGCCGTATCCCCATGCGGTGGATGATCATCAAAGCGCGAACGCGCGCCGTCTGGTCGAAGCGGGGGGTGCGGAGCTGATCGCTGATGATCAGCTGGAGGCGGATCGCCTGGCAGTGCGCCTTGAACGGCTCCTGAGCGATCGCCGGGTACTGGCCCACATGGGGGAAGCGGCAGGCGCCTTTGGTCGGCCTGATGCCGCCACGCGGGTTGCCGATGTGTGTCTGGAGGTGGCGGCATGA
- the ftsW gene encoding putative lipid II flippase FtsW, producing MAEVMLRPRLEALLGHRGSWWADLDRSLLAALALILSLGLVMLASASVSVAEEAGAGPLHFLTRQLIFLPVALTGALIALRIPLERVQALATPLMLFAVFLLTLVLVPGVGHEANGATRWLPIGLFNVQVSEVARVLLLVYVAAQIQRHIVELQQSPRPLIGLALVLVVVGLLLLAQPDFGSLAILIATVGTMVFIAGTPLLVLMLLASAGGVGAAALIVSSPYRLERLIAFRDPWADPFDTGFQLTQSLIAVGRGEWLGVGLGNSVQKLYYLPEAHTDFLFAVLAEELGFVGMAAVIALFAFVVWRACLIGARALRGDDVFAGLLAYGVGVWLALQTFVNMGVNLGLLPTKGLTLPLMSYGGSSLVMNALALGLLLRVDFEQRRAARSASRMPRRGVPT from the coding sequence ATGGCTGAAGTCATGCTCCGTCCGCGGCTGGAGGCCCTGCTGGGTCATCGAGGGAGTTGGTGGGCCGATCTCGATCGCTCCCTGCTCGCCGCGCTCGCGCTGATTCTCTCGCTGGGCCTGGTCATGCTGGCCTCCGCCTCGGTCTCCGTGGCTGAGGAGGCCGGTGCCGGGCCCCTGCATTTTCTTACCCGCCAACTGATCTTCCTGCCAGTGGCCCTCACCGGCGCGCTCATCGCGCTGCGCATACCGCTCGAGCGCGTTCAGGCGCTCGCCACACCGTTGATGCTGTTTGCCGTGTTCCTGCTCACGCTGGTATTGGTTCCCGGGGTGGGACACGAGGCCAATGGGGCGACCCGCTGGCTGCCCATCGGGCTTTTCAACGTGCAGGTCTCCGAAGTGGCCCGCGTGTTGCTGCTGGTCTATGTAGCGGCACAGATCCAGCGTCACATTGTGGAGCTCCAGCAGTCCCCGCGGCCGCTGATTGGCTTGGCACTGGTCCTGGTGGTGGTGGGCCTGTTGCTGCTCGCACAGCCCGATTTCGGTTCACTCGCCATCCTGATCGCGACCGTTGGGACGATGGTGTTCATCGCCGGTACGCCCCTGCTCGTGTTGATGTTGCTGGCCAGCGCAGGCGGCGTGGGCGCGGCCGCCTTGATCGTCTCATCGCCCTACCGCCTGGAGCGTTTGATCGCCTTCCGCGACCCCTGGGCGGATCCGTTCGATACCGGCTTTCAGCTCACCCAGTCGCTGATCGCTGTGGGGCGCGGCGAGTGGCTGGGCGTGGGCCTGGGCAATAGCGTGCAGAAGCTTTACTACCTGCCAGAAGCACACACCGATTTCCTGTTTGCCGTGCTCGCCGAGGAACTGGGTTTTGTCGGGATGGCCGCGGTGATTGCGCTGTTTGCCTTCGTGGTCTGGCGGGCCTGCCTGATTGGCGCGCGTGCCCTGCGCGGCGATGACGTATTTGCCGGTCTGCTGGCCTATGGCGTGGGGGTGTGGCTTGCGCTGCAGACCTTCGTGAACATGGGCGTGAATCTCGGCCTGCTTCCCACCAAAGGTCTCACGCTGCCTTTGATGAGTTATGGCGGCAGCAGTCTGGTCATGAATGCCCTTGCTCTGGGGCTGTTATTGCGGGTCGATTTCGAGCAGCGCAGAGCGGCGCGGTCGGCGAGCCGGATGCCGCGGCGGGGGGTGCCCACATGA